One region of Bacillota bacterium genomic DNA includes:
- a CDS encoding DUF4445 domain-containing protein has translation MKLNVTILPANITIAVPYGTNVLEAIRKAKVPFAAVCGGKGRCGKCLVEEVSGLAPATKREKKILKEQSAKDGMRLACQARIVKNATVIVPAARGMAESKAGLKGEEIWNIAPRFSLEKLEIPKASASEPASLTCRLKKALAEKGKEDVEISLDLLRRIATMSSDRIAVLIEGNRLVDVLEGDCEKPICGLALDIGTTTMVGYLVELSSGRQLSVAAMENPQASFGSDILSRISSIRRKPENLQVLHQLLINGVNELIERVTDAAGVSREFIYDLVAVGNTCMIHFFLGISPQSLAVAPYHAVLEEAIEVRAPDLKIAINKNGLVRTLPIIRSFVGADTVGAILGSGMPNSRNPTLLIDIGTNGEIVLKTKNEMAACSAAAGPAFEGARILYGMRATAGAIDHVRVGDGSDFEIHTINGLPPKGICGSGLIDAIYASRLLGLMDGSGRILPKESVPGPLRHRVVPWGKGRAIVLTQESETEAGQPIILTQQDIRQVQLAKGAIRAGIEILMRELGLTINSLDRIILAGAFGSYISRESARGIGLIPPLPLDRIVSVGNAAGEGAKMALLSKDAYAESLMLARKVKYIPLSGREDFLRLYLKEMHFPEPPAF, from the coding sequence ATGAAACTCAACGTAACTATTTTGCCGGCAAATATAACAATAGCCGTGCCATACGGCACCAATGTACTGGAAGCCATCAGGAAGGCAAAGGTCCCTTTTGCTGCTGTATGCGGCGGCAAAGGAAGATGCGGCAAGTGCCTGGTGGAAGAAGTCTCCGGGCTTGCGCCGGCGACAAAAAGAGAAAAGAAAATCCTCAAGGAGCAGTCTGCCAAGGATGGCATGCGCCTGGCATGCCAGGCCCGAATCGTAAAAAACGCAACGGTGATCGTGCCTGCGGCCAGGGGTATGGCGGAGAGCAAGGCAGGCCTGAAAGGAGAGGAGATCTGGAATATCGCTCCCCGATTTTCCCTGGAAAAGCTGGAAATCCCCAAGGCCTCTGCTTCCGAGCCCGCCTCTCTCACATGCAGACTCAAGAAAGCGCTGGCCGAAAAGGGCAAGGAAGATGTGGAAATTAGCCTGGACCTCCTGCGCCGTATAGCCACGATGTCATCGGATCGCATTGCAGTATTAATCGAAGGTAACCGCCTGGTTGATGTGCTCGAGGGAGACTGCGAGAAACCGATTTGCGGCCTGGCCCTCGACATCGGTACCACCACAATGGTCGGGTATCTGGTAGAACTATCTTCCGGCCGGCAGCTGTCCGTCGCCGCCATGGAAAATCCCCAGGCCTCCTTCGGCTCCGACATCCTGAGCCGGATCAGTTCCATCAGGCGCAAACCCGAGAACCTTCAAGTTTTACATCAACTCCTGATCAATGGGGTCAACGAGCTTATCGAGAGGGTCACAGATGCAGCAGGGGTGTCCCGGGAATTCATTTACGACCTGGTTGCCGTCGGGAACACCTGCATGATCCACTTTTTTTTGGGAATCTCGCCCCAAAGCCTGGCCGTGGCCCCCTATCACGCCGTACTGGAAGAAGCCATCGAGGTGCGGGCGCCAGATCTCAAAATCGCCATTAACAAAAACGGGCTGGTCAGAACTCTTCCGATCATACGGAGCTTTGTGGGGGCCGACACGGTAGGCGCCATCCTGGGCAGCGGCATGCCCAACAGCCGGAATCCTACATTGCTGATCGATATCGGCACAAACGGTGAAATTGTTTTAAAAACAAAGAATGAAATGGCCGCCTGTTCGGCTGCGGCGGGGCCTGCCTTTGAAGGGGCGCGTATTCTTTACGGGATGCGCGCCACCGCCGGAGCCATCGACCACGTCAGGGTGGGCGACGGCAGCGACTTTGAAATCCACACCATCAACGGGCTGCCGCCCAAGGGGATCTGCGGCTCGGGCCTCATCGATGCCATCTACGCAAGCAGGCTGCTGGGGTTGATGGACGGCTCTGGGCGAATCCTGCCCAAGGAAAGTGTACCCGGCCCTTTAAGGCACAGAGTAGTGCCCTGGGGAAAGGGGAGGGCAATCGTCCTGACTCAAGAATCCGAAACAGAAGCGGGGCAGCCTATAATCCTCACCCAACAAGACATCCGCCAGGTCCAGCTGGCCAAGGGGGCGATTCGGGCCGGCATCGAGATTCTGATGCGGGAACTGGGGCTGACGATAAACTCGCTGGATCGGATTATCCTGGCGGGAGCATTTGGCAGCTACATATCCCGGGAAAGCGCGCGGGGAATCGGCCTGATACCCCCCTTGCCCCTGGACAGAATCGTTTCGGTGGGAAATGCTGCGGGAGAGGGGGCCAAAATGGCATTGCTATCCAAGGATGCCTACGCCGAAAGCCTGATGCTGGCACGAAAGGTGAAATACATTCCCCTCTCCGGCCGGGAAGACTTCCTGCGGCTGTACCTGAAAGAAATGCACTTTCCCGAACCTCCCGCATTTTAG
- a CDS encoding dihydropteroate synthase, with product MITILSGTETTVEASPDKPTVVIGERINPTRKKELTTALREGRLELVEKEALAQKDEGADVIDVNVGAPGVDEIAILPQAVRLAAEATGLPVSIDSSHPKAIEAALKVCPGKPLINSVSGETKSLEKVLPLARDYGAAVIGLCLDDSGISTDPMKRLEIAKRILERACALGIPVEDVVFDPVVTAVGIDHTAGKVTLETMKLISGELKANLALGSSNISHGLPYRPYLNNSFLALSILNGATLPIVNPGAPGLMETVRGTDLLLGKDIKARRYLKLYRDRLKKPQI from the coding sequence ATGATTACCATTCTTTCCGGAACAGAAACCACCGTTGAGGCATCGCCCGACAAACCAACGGTGGTGATCGGAGAAAGGATCAATCCTACCCGGAAGAAAGAGTTAACCACGGCCCTGCGCGAAGGCAGGCTCGAACTGGTAGAAAAGGAGGCTCTGGCGCAAAAGGATGAAGGCGCCGATGTGATAGATGTAAACGTGGGTGCACCCGGCGTCGACGAAATAGCCATCCTGCCGCAGGCGGTAAGGCTCGCAGCCGAAGCAACAGGACTTCCGGTATCCATAGACTCTTCACACCCTAAGGCCATCGAGGCTGCCCTTAAGGTATGCCCGGGGAAACCGTTAATAAACAGTGTATCGGGTGAAACAAAATCCCTGGAAAAAGTTTTGCCCCTGGCCAGAGACTACGGCGCAGCCGTTATTGGCCTATGCTTAGACGACAGCGGCATCAGCACCGACCCGATGAAGCGCCTGGAAATTGCAAAAAGGATTCTGGAACGGGCCTGTGCCCTTGGCATACCGGTGGAGGACGTTGTCTTCGATCCCGTGGTGACAGCAGTGGGTATAGATCACACGGCAGGCAAGGTGACCTTAGAAACCATGAAACTGATCTCCGGCGAGCTGAAGGCAAACCTGGCTCTCGGCTCAAGCAACATCTCCCACGGGCTCCCCTACAGGCCGTACTTAAACAACAGTTTCCTGGCTTTAAGCATCCTTAACGGAGCAACCCTGCCCATCGTCAACCCGGGTGCACCCGGCCTGATGGAAACCGTTCGCGGCACAGATCTGCTGCTGGGCAAAGACATTAAAGCGCGAAGATACCTGAAACTTTACCGGGATCGCCTGAAAAAACCCCAAATTTAA
- a CDS encoding SPFH domain-containing protein has translation MNEIKAWKTSGFLGLLVILLLYGGCAYFAIAQIVGERWSWTELLLCILLFLSASFGASGLTVVQPNQASVLTFFGRYLGSVRESGFWLVAPLTSHRKVSLRVRNFNSKQLKVNDVEGNPVEIAAVVVFRVVDTAKAVFEVDNYEQFVEIQSETALRHVATRYPYDTFEDESGYSLRGNAEEVAAELARELQERLAVAGVEVLEARLTHLAYSPEIAGAMLQRQQAAAIIAARQRIVEGAVGMVQMAISRLEQDNLVSLDEERKCLMVNNLLVAIVSERAAQPVINVGSLY, from the coding sequence GTGAACGAAATCAAGGCATGGAAGACCAGCGGGTTTCTGGGGCTTTTGGTGATTCTGCTGCTCTACGGCGGGTGTGCCTATTTTGCCATCGCTCAAATCGTCGGGGAGAGGTGGAGCTGGACTGAGCTGCTGCTCTGCATTTTGCTGTTCCTTTCGGCGTCTTTTGGAGCCAGCGGCCTTACCGTGGTCCAGCCCAACCAGGCCAGCGTCCTGACATTCTTCGGCCGCTACCTGGGCAGCGTTCGGGAGAGCGGGTTCTGGCTGGTCGCCCCCCTGACGTCCCACAGGAAAGTTTCCCTGCGGGTGCGCAACTTCAACAGCAAGCAGCTGAAGGTCAACGACGTGGAGGGCAATCCCGTGGAAATCGCGGCGGTAGTGGTGTTCAGGGTGGTGGATACGGCGAAGGCGGTGTTCGAAGTGGACAACTACGAACAGTTCGTGGAGATCCAGAGCGAAACCGCCCTGCGCCACGTGGCCACCCGCTACCCCTACGACACCTTCGAGGACGAGAGCGGGTATTCCCTCCGAGGCAACGCCGAGGAAGTGGCGGCAGAACTGGCGCGGGAGCTGCAGGAGCGCCTTGCCGTGGCCGGAGTGGAGGTGCTGGAGGCCCGCCTGACCCACCTGGCCTACTCGCCGGAAATTGCCGGGGCCATGCTGCAGCGCCAGCAGGCGGCAGCCATCATTGCGGCCAGGCAGCGCATTGTGGAAGGCGCGGTGGGAATGGTTCAAATGGCCATCTCCAGACTGGAGCAGGACAACCTGGTGAGCCTAGACGAAGAGCGCAAATGTCTGATGGTCAACAACCTCCTGGTAGCCATCGTCTCTGAACGCGCCGCCCAACCGGTGATCAACGTGGGCAGCCTGTATTAG
- a CDS encoding 4Fe-4S binding protein: MKRKIVRIDEEKCDGCGLCVEACHEGALQLVDGKARLVSESYCDGLGDCLPECPAGALSIEEREAAAYDEEAAKRHAEVLKKAAPERLACGCPGTTARVIKREGCTHEAPAPQKAAAPESRLRQWPCQIRLVPAGAPYLDGASLLVAADCTAYAYANIHEDFMRDRITLIGCPKLDDFDYAEKLAEILRAHEIEDITVLRMEVPCCGGIVKAVERALAGSAREVPWRAVTIGTDGRVLEG; encoded by the coding sequence ATGAAGAGGAAGATCGTCAGGATCGATGAAGAAAAATGCGACGGCTGCGGGCTCTGCGTGGAGGCCTGCCATGAAGGAGCCCTGCAGCTGGTAGACGGCAAGGCACGGCTGGTTTCGGAGTCGTACTGCGACGGCCTCGGGGACTGCCTGCCCGAGTGCCCTGCCGGGGCACTTTCCATTGAGGAACGGGAGGCGGCTGCTTATGACGAGGAGGCCGCGAAAAGGCACGCGGAGGTGCTTAAAAAGGCCGCCCCGGAGAGGCTGGCCTGCGGCTGCCCCGGCACCACCGCGAGGGTGATTAAAAGGGAGGGCTGCACCCACGAAGCTCCGGCGCCGCAGAAAGCGGCGGCGCCGGAATCCCGGCTTCGCCAGTGGCCCTGCCAGATCAGGCTGGTGCCGGCCGGGGCCCCCTACCTGGACGGTGCATCCCTGCTGGTGGCGGCAGACTGCACGGCCTATGCGTATGCGAACATCCACGAGGACTTCATGCGGGACAGGATCACCCTCATCGGCTGCCCCAAGCTGGACGACTTCGACTACGCCGAAAAACTGGCAGAGATCCTGAGGGCCCACGAGATCGAGGACATCACCGTGCTCCGCATGGAGGTGCCCTGCTGCGGGGGGATTGTGAAGGCGGTGGAGCGGGCCCTCGCCGGAAGCGCCAGGGAGGTTCCCTGGCGCGCGGTGACCATTGGCACCGACGGGAGGGTTCTCGAAGGCTGA
- the rpoD gene encoding RNA polymerase sigma factor RpoD, protein MNENQFKDQLKIEAVKELIQRGKKKGCLTYQEIMDALQGIELTPDQIDNIYEHFAAMGIEVVPEGGDGPAFEKDREAPPDEEIEVDLSIPEGIAIDDPVRMYLKEIGRIPLLTAEEEIELAKRIEQGDEEAKRRLAEANLRLVVSIAKRYVGRGMLFLDLIQEGNLGLIKAVEKFDYRKGYKFSTYATWWIRQAITRAIADQARTIRIPVHMVETINKLVRVSRQLLQELGREPLPEEIAQEMDIPVERVREIMKIAQEPVSLETPIGEEEDSHLGDFIEDEDALAPAEAASFILLKEQLEEVLDTLTPREREVLRLRFGLDDGRARTLEEVGQKFNVTRERIRQIEAKALRKLRHPSRSKKLKDYLE, encoded by the coding sequence TTGAACGAAAACCAGTTCAAAGATCAGTTGAAAATCGAGGCAGTAAAGGAACTCATACAGCGGGGGAAGAAAAAGGGGTGCCTTACCTACCAGGAGATCATGGACGCCCTCCAGGGGATTGAACTCACCCCGGACCAGATAGATAACATCTACGAGCATTTTGCGGCAATGGGGATCGAGGTCGTTCCTGAAGGTGGGGACGGCCCGGCCTTCGAAAAGGACAGGGAGGCCCCTCCTGATGAGGAGATCGAGGTGGATCTTTCAATCCCCGAGGGGATCGCCATTGACGATCCCGTGAGGATGTATTTAAAGGAAATCGGCCGCATTCCCCTGCTCACCGCCGAGGAGGAGATCGAGCTTGCCAAGCGGATTGAGCAGGGTGACGAAGAGGCGAAGCGCCGCCTCGCGGAAGCGAACCTGCGCCTTGTTGTGAGCATTGCCAAGCGCTACGTCGGCCGGGGGATGCTCTTTCTCGACCTGATTCAAGAGGGAAATCTGGGACTGATCAAGGCGGTTGAGAAATTCGACTACAGGAAGGGGTATAAATTCAGCACTTATGCAACCTGGTGGATCAGGCAGGCGATCACGCGCGCCATTGCCGACCAGGCGCGGACGATCCGGATTCCCGTGCACATGGTGGAGACTATAAACAAGCTTGTCCGGGTTTCCCGCCAGCTGCTCCAGGAGCTCGGGAGGGAGCCCTTGCCTGAGGAGATTGCCCAGGAGATGGACATTCCGGTGGAGCGGGTGCGGGAAATCATGAAGATCGCCCAGGAGCCTGTATCCCTGGAAACTCCCATTGGGGAAGAGGAGGACAGCCACCTGGGGGATTTTATCGAAGACGAAGACGCCCTTGCCCCGGCGGAGGCAGCTTCTTTCATTCTCCTGAAGGAGCAGCTGGAAGAGGTCCTGGATACCCTGACGCCCAGGGAGAGGGAGGTGCTGCGCCTCCGTTTTGGGCTTGATGACGGGAGGGCGCGCACCCTGGAGGAAGTGGGACAGAAGTTCAACGTTACCAGGGAGCGGATCCGCCAGATTGAGGCCAAGGCCCTCCGGAAACTAAGGCACCCCAGCAGGAGCAAGAAGCTCAAAGACTACCTGGAATAA
- a CDS encoding DNA primase, with translation MAGLIPGDFVETVRNRIDIVELIGEYVVLKRTGQNYVGLCPFHPEKTPSFTVSPAKQIFYCFGCGTGGNVFTFLMKKDHLTFPEAVEALAHRLGLVVPRSGEARGDRERREGYYELNSEAAAFYHKILRDEAAGEKGRAYLKGRGVSPEMWEKFSLGFAPESGTALLEFLEGRGYSRQVLARAGLILIRQGVQQDRFQGRVIFPIFDPQGRCLGFGGRALGEEQPKYLNSPESFVFSKGRNLYGLHLAIPGIREEGRVLVVEGYMDCIAAHQYGFTNTCAVLGTAFTREQARLLVRYTPEVVLAFDQDAAGSAASLRGAGYLLELGARVYVLDLPDGKDPDEFLRSRGREAFAAALKERVMSHLEYKLAQAMQQSDPETVFGKAEIVGALLEDLARIENLVVRDGYIRLISERLGVAEGAIRAELLRYIGRERVRKDRNEKIRYTMEKGKQVFAAQKLSAAEAARRGLFRLMCSNREVWEYVRQEVGLGIFEGKLGDYVRLLEQFGWTTPAELLERVPEEDQAELAGLLLTGTEQDLDPQQQERILRDYLQVLKKEQVNSRIAAVLAALRERERNGELEGIKDLMAELHGLYAQLEVLKKQLLFSERSS, from the coding sequence ATGGCGGGGCTTATACCTGGGGATTTTGTGGAAACGGTTCGGAACAGGATAGATATTGTCGAATTGATCGGCGAGTATGTGGTTTTGAAAAGAACGGGGCAGAACTATGTGGGGCTGTGCCCCTTTCACCCGGAGAAAACCCCCTCCTTTACCGTTTCGCCTGCGAAGCAGATTTTTTATTGTTTTGGCTGCGGTACGGGAGGAAATGTCTTCACTTTTTTAATGAAAAAGGACCACCTTACCTTCCCGGAAGCCGTTGAAGCACTGGCGCACCGGCTGGGACTGGTTGTCCCCCGTTCCGGCGAGGCCAGGGGGGACAGGGAGCGCAGAGAGGGGTATTACGAATTAAATAGCGAGGCTGCTGCATTTTATCATAAGATATTACGGGATGAAGCAGCAGGGGAAAAGGGCCGCGCCTACTTGAAAGGGCGCGGGGTTTCCCCGGAGATGTGGGAAAAATTTTCGCTGGGTTTTGCCCCGGAGAGCGGGACGGCTTTGCTGGAATTCCTTGAAGGCAGGGGTTATTCCCGGCAGGTGCTTGCCAGGGCGGGTTTAATCCTGATCCGGCAGGGAGTGCAGCAGGACCGCTTTCAGGGCCGCGTCATTTTCCCGATCTTCGACCCCCAGGGGCGCTGCCTGGGCTTTGGGGGGAGGGCTTTAGGGGAAGAACAGCCGAAGTACCTGAATTCGCCGGAATCTTTTGTTTTCAGCAAGGGAAGAAACCTCTACGGGCTTCACCTGGCAATACCCGGGATCCGGGAAGAGGGCCGGGTGCTGGTGGTGGAGGGCTACATGGACTGCATTGCGGCCCACCAGTACGGTTTCACAAACACGTGCGCAGTGCTGGGGACCGCTTTTACCCGGGAGCAGGCCAGGCTTCTGGTGCGCTATACCCCCGAAGTCGTCCTGGCCTTCGACCAGGACGCGGCAGGCTCTGCCGCCAGCCTGCGGGGCGCGGGTTATCTCCTGGAGCTGGGGGCGCGGGTTTACGTCCTGGATCTCCCTGATGGGAAGGATCCGGATGAGTTCCTGCGCAGCCGGGGGAGGGAGGCCTTCGCGGCCGCCTTGAAGGAGCGCGTCATGTCCCATCTTGAGTACAAGCTGGCGCAAGCCATGCAGCAGTCCGATCCGGAGACCGTTTTCGGCAAGGCGGAGATCGTCGGAGCGCTCCTGGAGGACCTCGCCCGGATCGAAAACCTTGTGGTGCGGGATGGGTACATCAGGCTGATCTCCGAGCGGCTTGGGGTTGCGGAGGGGGCGATCCGGGCCGAACTGCTTCGCTACATCGGCAGGGAGCGGGTAAGAAAGGATAGAAATGAAAAAATTAGATATACTATGGAAAAAGGCAAACAAGTTTTCGCAGCACAAAAGCTTTCCGCGGCCGAGGCCGCCCGGCGCGGGCTTTTCAGGTTGATGTGCTCGAACCGTGAGGTTTGGGAGTACGTGCGGCAGGAGGTGGGCCTGGGAATTTTTGAAGGGAAGCTGGGAGACTACGTCCGCCTCCTGGAGCAGTTCGGGTGGACCACCCCTGCCGAACTCCTGGAGAGAGTTCCCGAGGAGGATCAGGCGGAGCTGGCCGGGCTCCTTCTGACCGGCACGGAGCAGGACCTCGACCCGCAGCAGCAGGAGCGGATCCTCAGGGATTACCTGCAGGTTTTGAAAAAAGAGCAGGTAAACTCCCGGATTGCAGCGGTTCTTGCAGCTTTGCGGGAACGTGAAAGGAACGGGGAACTGGAAGGAATTAAGGACTTGATGGCAGAATTACATGGTTTGTATGCGCAGCTCGAGGTTTTGAAAAAACAGCTGCTTTTTTCAGAAAGATCTTCGTAA
- a CDS encoding deoxyguanosinetriphosphate triphosphohydrolase, with amino-acid sequence MRSEIERREAAYLSRYAVLSARTRGRLFPEEPCLVRTEFQRDRDRIIHSKAFRRLKHKTQVFIAPEGDHYRTRLTHTLEVAQIARTIARALRLNEDLTEAIALGHDLGHTPFGHAGEEALNEVFPAGFRHNEQSLRIVEKLEGERGLNLTWEVRDGILNHTGPVKPATLEGQIVKIADRIAYINHDVDDALRAGIIRLEDLPRESIRVLGDRHKTRINTMVLDLIQHSWDKPEIRMGEAVQEATDKLREFLFQNVYIGSLAKKEELKARRIIKILYRYYVENPADLPVELQEKAKTEGIERCVVDYVAGMTDRFAIKTFEKHFLPFPWVDA; translated from the coding sequence ATCCGGAGCGAGATTGAGAGGCGGGAAGCCGCCTATCTCTCCCGCTATGCCGTTTTAAGTGCCCGCACCCGCGGGCGTCTTTTCCCTGAGGAACCCTGCCTTGTCCGCACCGAATTCCAGCGGGACCGCGACCGGATCATCCACTCCAAAGCCTTCCGCCGCCTCAAGCATAAAACCCAGGTTTTTATTGCGCCGGAGGGGGACCACTACCGGACGCGGCTCACCCATACTCTGGAAGTTGCCCAGATTGCCCGGACCATTGCCCGCGCCCTCAGGCTCAACGAGGACCTGACGGAGGCCATCGCCCTGGGTCACGATCTCGGCCACACGCCTTTTGGGCACGCCGGGGAGGAGGCCCTGAACGAAGTTTTCCCCGCCGGGTTTCGCCACAACGAGCAGAGCCTGCGGATTGTCGAAAAGCTGGAGGGGGAAAGGGGGCTCAACCTGACCTGGGAGGTGCGGGATGGGATCTTAAACCATACGGGGCCCGTCAAGCCTGCCACCCTCGAGGGCCAGATTGTCAAGATTGCGGACCGCATCGCCTACATCAACCATGATGTCGACGACGCCCTCCGGGCCGGCATCATCAGGCTTGAGGATCTGCCCCGGGAAAGCATCCGGGTTCTGGGGGACCGCCATAAAACGCGGATCAACACGATGGTGCTGGATTTAATCCAGCACAGTTGGGACAAGCCCGAAATCAGAATGGGGGAGGCTGTTCAGGAGGCGACGGATAAGCTCCGGGAGTTTCTTTTTCAGAATGTTTACATTGGATCCCTGGCAAAGAAGGAGGAATTAAAGGCGCGGCGAATAATAAAGATTTTGTACCGGTATTACGTAGAAAACCCGGCGGATCTTCCTGTTGAGTTGCAGGAAAAGGCCAAAACTGAAGGGATTGAACGATGCGTTGTTGACTATGTGGCAGGAATGACGGACAGGTTTGCGATTAAAACCTTTGAAAAGCACTTCCTTCCCTTTCCCTGGGTTGACGCGTGA
- a CDS encoding flavodoxin family protein produces MFIVGINGSARKDGNTAFLVREALLVAEALGAKTHLVHAADVLADLEMPFCRDCSSPCKGSCGEGNKLGAALDLLRAADGLIVGSPVYFGTISGQLKAFWDKTRVLRGEKALLNVVGGGVAVAGARFGGQEAALKAIHDLMLVQGMIVVGDGHRDYDCGHQGACAQRPAKEDENGINRTRILARRVVEVAEATQGLRLRR; encoded by the coding sequence TTGTTTATTGTGGGCATCAACGGAAGCGCCCGGAAGGATGGAAACACCGCTTTCCTTGTTCGGGAAGCGCTCCTTGTGGCCGAGGCCCTCGGCGCAAAAACCCATTTGGTCCACGCCGCGGATGTCCTGGCCGACCTGGAAATGCCTTTTTGCAGGGATTGTTCCTCACCCTGCAAGGGAAGCTGCGGAGAGGGGAACAAGCTCGGCGCCGCCCTGGACCTCTTGCGCGCTGCAGATGGTTTGATTGTAGGGAGCCCGGTTTACTTTGGGACGATTTCCGGCCAGTTGAAGGCGTTCTGGGATAAAACGAGGGTTCTCCGCGGCGAAAAGGCCCTTTTGAATGTGGTCGGCGGGGGGGTTGCGGTGGCGGGAGCCCGCTTCGGGGGGCAGGAAGCCGCCCTGAAGGCGATTCACGATCTGATGCTGGTCCAGGGGATGATTGTGGTGGGAGACGGCCACCGGGATTACGACTGCGGGCACCAGGGTGCCTGCGCCCAGCGCCCCGCGAAAGAGGATGAGAATGGCATCAACCGCACGCGCATCCTGGCGCGGCGGGTTGTTGAAGTTGCCGAGGCGACTCAGGGTTTAAGGCTCCGCCGCTAG